In Trichlorobacter lovleyi, the DNA window TCAAGGAACAACCTTTACCATTACACTGCCAACAAGGCCCGAGGTCGGCGATGCCTGACACGCTGCGACTACTCTGTGTTGACGACGAGGAGCATATCCTTAAAACACTGGCGCGGTTCTGTCATAATGAAGGGATCACCCTGCTGACTGCCGGTTCAGCCGCCGAGGCCCTGTCCATACTGGAACGGGAGCCGGTCATGATTGTCATCTCCGACTACCAGATGCCGGAAAAAAACGGACTAGACTTTTTGAGTGAAGTCCGTAGCAAATGGCCAGAGATCGTCAGGATCATGTTGTCCGGCTTTATCGAGCCAAGCGCGGTCAGCCAGGCATTGCAACAGGGTGAAATATTTGGTTTTCTGCCCAAGCCCTGGCAACGAAGTGACCTGAAAAACCTGATTCAAACCGCAGCCGTCCAGTACAAGGCCGGCACTGCCACAGAAAGAACTCCCAGATGACGGTAGCCACCCGTATCCTGTTTGTCGATGATGAACCTGCCTATTGCCGTATTTTCAGCAAACGGATCGGTGCTGACCCCCGCTTTCAGGTTGAGACCGCCGGGAGCGGCCCTGAAGCGCTGGCGCGTCTGCAACAGTCTCCGGCCGACATTGTCATTACCGACCTGAGCATGCCGCTCATGGACGGCATTGAACTCTTAAGTGAAATCAAAAGCCTGTATCCCCAGATCTTTATCCTGATCCTGACCAGTGATGACAGCACCTCGCAAGTCGTCAAGGCAATGAAGGCCGGGGCCTATGACTACCTGCTGAAGCCCTTTGATTTTGAAATGGTTGAGCGGGCGATTGAGACCATACTGTCTCATAAGGCCGCCATACTGGCCGGTCTCTGTCCGGAATGCCGGGACGGGGAGCAGTATTGCTTTGAAAACCTGATCGGCCAGGACCGCAAGATGTTTGAGATCTATGAAATGATCAGCCAGGTTGCCTAGACCAGCGCCACCGTACTGATTACCGGTGAAAGCGGTACCGGCAAAGAGCTGATCGCCTCTGCCATCCACGCCAAGAGCACCCGCAAGGACAAGCCGTTTATCCAGATCAACTGTGCTGCCCTGACAGAAGGGCTGATCAGCAGCGAACTCTTTGGCCATGAAAAAGGCGCCTTTACCGGCGCCGTGGCCAGAAAAAAAGGGCTCTTTGAGCAGGCCTCCGGCGGCACGCTGTTTCTGGACGAAATCGGCGACATTTCCCCCACCACCCAGGTTTCACTCCTGCGTATCCTGGAACTGGGCACCTTTCAGCGGGTTGGCGGCACTGAGACCATCAAGGCCGATGTGCGCCTGATCTGCGCCACCAACCGGGACCTGGCCGCTGCCGCCCGGGAAAAACAGTTCCGCGAAGATCTGTATTACCGCCTTAATGTGGTCTCCCTGCAGGCCCCTCCCCTGCGGGACCGGCGATCAGACATTCCCCTGCTGGTACGCTACTTCCTGGAGCGTTACTGCAGCCTGAACAACAAACAGCTCGATGGCGTCACCCGTGATGCCATGACCCTGCTCTGCAACTATGACTGGCCGGGCAACTGCCGTGAACTTGCCAACATCATTGAACATGCAGTCATCTTCAGCCGTGGCAGAACCCTTGACAAAGACAGCCTGCCAACCCAGCTCAGAACATCAGACAGCCACTCCAACGGACTCACCCTGAACCTTGCCACATCGACCCTGGCTGACGCCGAAAGCGCCCTGATCAAAAAGGTGTTGGAAGAATCCAACTGGAACCTGAAAAAGGCAGCCGAACTACTGGATATTGCACGCGGTACCCTCTACGGAAAAATGGAAAAATACCATCTCACCAAGCCGGCCTGAAGCCTGCCTACCACACTGCCGCAAACTGGACAAACGAAGATCAACACACCCAACACAATGTATTAATTACATAAACACCAAGCTGCAACCAAACAGTGTCGGGATTTGAACACCGCCTAGTATCAACATACCAGTCTAAAATCATTAACTAAATATCCAACGCCCACGTTCCGCCTCTAACTTATGTCGGATATTGAACAGATTAGAACATCTGTCCGATTCTGAACAGTCC includes these proteins:
- a CDS encoding sigma-54 dependent transcriptional regulator produces the protein MITGESGTGKELIASAIHAKSTRKDKPFIQINCAALTEGLISSELFGHEKGAFTGAVARKKGLFEQASGGTLFLDEIGDISPTTQVSLLRILELGTFQRVGGTETIKADVRLICATNRDLAAAAREKQFREDLYYRLNVVSLQAPPLRDRRSDIPLLVRYFLERYCSLNNKQLDGVTRDAMTLLCNYDWPGNCRELANIIEHAVIFSRGRTLDKDSLPTQLRTSDSHSNGLTLNLATSTLADAESALIKKVLEESNWNLKKAAELLDIARGTLYGKMEKYHLTKPA
- a CDS encoding response regulator, with the protein product MPDTLRLLCVDDEEHILKTLARFCHNEGITLLTAGSAAEALSILEREPVMIVISDYQMPEKNGLDFLSEVRSKWPEIVRIMLSGFIEPSAVSQALQQGEIFGFLPKPWQRSDLKNLIQTAAVQYKAGTATERTPR
- a CDS encoding response regulator → MTVATRILFVDDEPAYCRIFSKRIGADPRFQVETAGSGPEALARLQQSPADIVITDLSMPLMDGIELLSEIKSLYPQIFILILTSDDSTSQVVKAMKAGAYDYLLKPFDFEMVERAIETILSHKAAILAGLCPECRDGEQYCFENLIGQDRKMFEIYEMISQVA